The following are encoded together in the Triticum dicoccoides isolate Atlit2015 ecotype Zavitan chromosome 6B, WEW_v2.0, whole genome shotgun sequence genome:
- the LOC119326814 gene encoding 23 kDa jasmonate-induced protein-like, whose protein sequence is MTTPFGLPITEDTVGALSRYHGKKVITQDDCAREAMRLIHAEGKNLDALEHAWKLKENYGNGMSTLVLVYNATGARVTLEQRHDWQGYVYRNQPPPSMHNGQWISFLHVGTGTASRAGRVFRGRDKNGKIRDFVVAWFIPLNLQPTAAYTEIGDQDAFTGRWPYVGARLHTAKRITRANDHNCASTVSIGGYTTSQCIAVLQHNFEPMPSERDDPAEWP, encoded by the exons ATGACGACTCCTTTTGGGCTACCGATCACGGAGGACACCGTGGGAGCATTGTCCAGGTACCATGGAAAGAAGGTGATCACCCAGGATGACTGCGCACGAGAAGCCATGAGGCTGATACACGCCGAGGGCAAGAACCTGGATGCTCTCGAACACGCGTGGAAGCTCAAGGAAAATTATGGCAATGGGATGAGCACCTTGGTCCTCGTCTACAACGCCACCGGCGCCCGCGTGACCTTGGAGCAGAGGCATGACTGGCAAGGCTACGTCTATAGAAACCAGCCGCCGCCCAGCATGCACAACGGCCAGTGGATCTCCTTCCTCCACGTCGGGACCGGCACGGCCAGCCGTGCCGGCAGGGTCTTCCGTGGCCGGGACAAGAACGGCAAAATTCGCGACTTCGTCGTCGCCTGGTTTATCCCGTTGAACCTCCAGCCAACAGCA GCCTACACTGAAATCGGCGACCAAGACGCATTTACGGGCCGGTGGCCTTACGTCGGTGCACGTCTCCATACCGCAAAAAGAATCACCCGCGCCAACGACCACAACTGCGCGTCCACAGTCAGCATCGGCGGCTACACAACTTCGCAATGCATTGCTGTTCTACAACACAACTTTGAGCCCATGCCATCAGAGCGCGATGATCCGGCCGAATGGCCTTAG